The Orcinus orca chromosome 16, mOrcOrc1.1, whole genome shotgun sequence genome includes a window with the following:
- the MAFB gene encoding transcription factor MafB, with amino-acid sequence MAAELSMGPELPTSPLAMEYVNDFDLLKFDVKKEPLGRADRPGRPCTRLQPAGSVSSTPLSTPCSSVPSSPSFSPTEQKTHLEDLYWMASNYQQMNPEALNLTPEDAVEALIGSHPVPQPLQSFDGFRGAHHHHHHHHPHPHHAYPGAGVAHDELGPHAHPHHHHHHQASPPPSSAASPAQQLPTSHSGPGPHAAAAATAAGGSSSVEDRFSDDQLVSMSVRELNRHLRGFTKDEVIRLKQKRRTLKNRGYAQSCRYKRVQQKHHLENEKTQLIQQVEQLKQEVSRLARERDAYKVKCEKLANSGFREAGSTSDSPSSPEFFL; translated from the coding sequence ATGGCCGCGGAGCTGAGCATGGGGCCCGAGTTGCCCACCAGCCCGCTGGCTATGGAGTACGTCAACGACTTCGACCTGCTCAAGTTCGACGTAAAGAAGGAGCCGCTGGGGCGCGCGGACCGCCCGGGACGGCCCTGCACGCGCCTGCAGCCAGCCGGCTCGGTGTCGTCCACACCGCTCAGCACGCCGTGCAGCTCGGTGCCCTCGTCGCCCAGCTTCAGCCCAACCGAACAGAAGACCCACCTCGAGGACCTGTACTGGATGGCGAGCAACTACCAGCAGATGAACCCCGAGGCGCTCAACCTGACGCCCGAGGACGCAGTGGAGGCGCTCATAGGCTCGCACCCAGTGCCACAGCCGTTGCAGAGCTTCGACGGCTTCCGCGGCGcgcaccaccaccatcaccaccaccacccacacccgCACCACGCGTACCCGGGCGCCGGCGTGGCGCACGACGAGCTGGGCCCACACGCGCACCcgcaccatcaccatcatcaccaagcGTCGCCGCCGCCGTCCAGCGCGGCCAGCCCCGCGCAGCAGCTGCCCACCAGCCACTCCGGGCCTGGGCCGCACGCGGCGGCCGCGGCGACGGCGGCTGGTGGTAGCAGCAGCGTGGAGGACCGCTTCTCCGACGACCAGCTCGTGTCCATGTCCGTGCGCGAGCTGAACCGCCACCTGCGGGGCTTCACCAAGGACGAGGTGATCCGCCTGAAGCAGAAGCGGCGGACCCTGAAGAACCGGGGCTACGCCCAGTCGTGCAGGTATAAACGCGTCCAGCAGAAACACCACCTGGAGAATGAGAAGACGCAGCTCATTCAGCAGGTGGAGCAGCTTAAGCAGGAGGTGTCCCGGCTGGCCCGCGAAAGAGACGCCTACAAGGTCAAGTGCGAGAAACTCGCCAACTCCGGCTTCAGGGAGGCGGGCTCCACCAGCGACAGCCCCTCCTCTCCCGAGTTCTTTCTGTGA